The following proteins are co-located in the Methanomicrobiales archaeon genome:
- a CDS encoding phosphate ABC transporter substrate-binding protein yields the protein MNGVRFPAKRAVARGAFAGILVLFLLAAGCIGNEGSAAASRHIAVTGSTTVLPIAESEREAFEAKFSDADIKISGGGSSVGIKAVGEGTADIGMSSRDLKPEEVALYPDIVRHEIARDAIILIVNQQNPVDHLTLDQIRGIFNGTYANWNQVGGSDLPIVVVGRDSASGTREYFWESVMKKGNFTSRQEEFNSNGGIQQKVSRTPGAIGYVGLGYTSGVKALHLQVDGTSVEPTLETIRDGRYPLSRPLFLLTKGQPGGLAKEYIDFILSDEGQEIVARAEYIPLPS from the coding sequence ATGAACGGTGTACGGTTTCCAGCGAAACGAGCGGTTGCCAGGGGTGCCTTTGCAGGTATCCTGGTCCTGTTCCTGCTGGCGGCAGGCTGTATCGGGAATGAAGGTTCGGCTGCGGCATCCCGGCATATCGCCGTAACAGGATCCACGACGGTGCTTCCCATCGCAGAAAGCGAGAGGGAGGCCTTCGAGGCGAAATTCAGCGATGCGGATATCAAAATAAGCGGAGGAGGCTCGAGTGTCGGGATCAAAGCCGTCGGGGAGGGCACGGCGGATATCGGCATGTCCTCGCGGGATCTCAAGCCGGAAGAGGTTGCATTGTACCCCGATATCGTCAGGCACGAGATCGCCCGGGATGCCATCATCCTGATCGTCAACCAGCAGAACCCTGTCGATCACCTGACGCTCGACCAGATCCGGGGGATCTTCAACGGGACGTATGCGAACTGGAACCAGGTCGGCGGATCCGACCTGCCGATCGTCGTCGTGGGAAGGGACAGCGCATCGGGGACGCGGGAATACTTCTGGGAGTCCGTGATGAAGAAGGGCAACTTCACCAGCAGACAGGAGGAATTCAACTCCAATGGCGGAATCCAGCAGAAGGTCTCACGGACGCCCGGGGCGATCGGTTACGTCGGGCTCGGGTACACCTCGGGCGTGAAGGCTCTCCATCTGCAGGTGGATGGAACCTCCGTCGAACCGACCCTTGAGACCATCCGGGACGGTCGGTATCCCCTCAGCCGCCCGCTCTTCCTGCTGACGAAGGGGCAACCGGGCGGTCTGGCGAAGGAGTACATCGACTTCATCCTGAGCGACGAAGGCCAGGAGATCGTCGCCCGTGCGGAGTATATCCCGTTGCCGTCGTGA
- a CDS encoding pyridoxamine 5'-phosphate oxidase family protein, translated as MASKLMDYFNKQPRIGTLSTASRDGKVDSAVFGSPRMVDERTVVMGLGKNRTLANLQENPRAVFLIMEPGQGIADWKGVRVYLTAREIATSGPSLDALRSNLAKAIGDQAARMIQAAVTFEVTEVRPLIDMGQGWEQSI; from the coding sequence ATGGCGTCGAAACTGATGGACTATTTCAATAAACAGCCCCGGATAGGCACGCTCAGCACGGCCAGCCGGGATGGAAAGGTCGATTCTGCGGTCTTCGGCTCCCCGCGCATGGTCGACGAGAGGACCGTCGTCATGGGGCTCGGGAAGAACCGCACGCTCGCCAACCTCCAGGAGAATCCCCGTGCCGTCTTCCTGATCATGGAGCCGGGGCAGGGGATCGCCGACTGGAAGGGGGTCCGGGTCTACCTGACAGCAAGGGAGATCGCCACCTCCGGGCCGTCGCTCGATGCGCTGCGGAGCAATCTCGCGAAGGCAATCGGCGATCAGGCAGCCCGGATGATCCAGGCGGCGGTGACGTTCGAGGTCACCGAGGTCCGCCCCCTCATCGACATGGGGCAGGGGTGGGAGCAGTCCATCTGA
- a CDS encoding phosphate uptake regulator PhoU yields the protein MELRKVQMTGGSSYVISLPKDWIQSMNIKKNEPLQIKIQSDGSLLILPHPSEAKGSRVKEFKADRIQNPTFLFRCLVGAYIAGHTTIRVTSSTRLSPPIRKAVRDFSSMSIGQQIVEETDFSIVIKDILNPAEMPFANSVKRMYVIVETMYNDAMTALETRDKQLAEDVVNRDIEVDKLQWLVARQYHLMLNDPALAEKMQVSAGEALNYFVVSRILERIGDHGVRVAKHIPILIDHQIDRTIVSDMNDATRKALDVLSSSMRSLFSASITNANRTIDMVKDLEKMTDEISSIAYQKKGVLAISIGYMAESIRRAGEYGCDISESIINQLINEEQ from the coding sequence ATGGAGCTGCGAAAGGTACAGATGACGGGCGGATCTTCCTACGTCATCTCCCTTCCGAAAGACTGGATCCAGTCGATGAACATCAAGAAGAACGAGCCGCTCCAGATCAAGATCCAGAGCGACGGAAGTCTTCTCATCCTCCCGCACCCATCAGAAGCGAAAGGTTCGCGGGTGAAAGAGTTCAAGGCCGATCGTATCCAGAATCCCACGTTTCTCTTCCGCTGCCTGGTGGGGGCATACATCGCCGGCCACACAACAATCCGCGTCACCTCCTCCACCCGCCTGTCCCCACCCATCCGCAAGGCCGTGCGGGACTTCAGTTCGATGAGCATCGGACAGCAGATTGTCGAGGAGACCGACTTCTCCATTGTGATCAAGGATATTCTCAATCCCGCGGAGATGCCGTTTGCAAACAGCGTGAAACGGATGTACGTCATCGTCGAGACGATGTACAACGACGCGATGACTGCCCTCGAGACGAGGGACAAGCAGCTGGCAGAAGATGTGGTCAACCGGGACATCGAGGTGGATAAACTCCAGTGGCTGGTAGCGCGCCAGTACCATCTCATGCTGAACGATCCCGCCCTTGCCGAGAAGATGCAGGTATCCGCCGGCGAGGCGCTGAACTACTTCGTCGTCAGCAGGATCCTCGAACGGATCGGGGATCACGGGGTCCGCGTTGCAAAGCATATCCCGATTCTCATCGATCACCAGATCGATCGGACGATAGTATCGGACATGAACGATGCGACAAGGAAGGCACTGGATGTATTGAGTTCCAGTATGCGCTCCCTGTTTTCGGCCAGCATCACCAACGCCAATCGCACCATCGACATGGTGAAAGACCTGGAGAAGATGACCGACGAGATCAGTTCCATCGCATACCAGAAGAAAGGGGTTCTGGCGATCTCCATCGGATACATGGCGGAGAGCATCCGGCGTGCGGGGGAATACGGGTGCGATATCTCCGAGTCCATCATCAACCAGCTCATCAACGAGGAACAATAG